The Chrysemys picta bellii isolate R12L10 chromosome 5, ASM1138683v2, whole genome shotgun sequence genome includes a window with the following:
- the LOC135983635 gene encoding uncharacterized protein LOC135983635 gives MESSQDRKRAPAWTEREVRDLLAIWGDEAVIAELRSSKRNGKVLEKISKAMKDRGHNRDTQQCHVKIKELRQAYHKAREANGRSGAEPQTCRYYAELHAILGGAATTTPTVCYDSLTGETHREDGSGNEEDDDGGTVGSSQQQGSGETGFPNSQEMFVTLDLEPVTPELTQDPQGTQETSAANVSPSQRLVNIRKRKRRTRDDMFTELQMSSQADRAQQNAWRQSMSEMRKAQYEREERWRAESRDEQSKWRAEDDRWRQLADRRQEQCSVCWSIKLICSSVWLSCRKGSRSRDRRYSPCVTNSPPPQVP, from the exons atggagtcctcccaggatcgcaaaagagctccagcatggaccgaacgggaagtacgagatctgctcgccatatggggagatgaagcagtgatagctgaactccgtagcagtaaaagaaatggaaaagtattagaaaagatctccaaggccatgaaggaccgaggccataacagggacacacagcagtgccacgtgaaaattaaggagctacggcaagcttaccacaaagccagagaagcaaacggaaggtccggggcagagccgcaaacttgccgctactacgcggagctgcatgcgatcctagggggtgcagccaccactaccccaaccgtgtgctatgactctctcactggagaaacacacagggaagacggttcggggaacgaggaagatgacgatggaggtactgtaggtagctcacagcagcaaggaagcggagaaaccggtttccccaacagccaggagatgtttgtgaccctggacctggaaccagtaacccccgaactcacccaagaccctcagggcacacaggagacctctg ctgcaaatgtttctccttcgcagaggctcgtgaacattagaaagagaaaacgtaggacgagggacgatatgttcacggagctgcagatgtcctcccaggctgatagagcacagcagaatgcgtggaggcagtcaatgtcggagatgagaaaagcccaatatgaacgagaggagaggtggcgggctgaatcgcgggatgaacagagcaagtggcgggctgaagacgataggtggcgtcagcttgcagacagacggcaagagcaatgctccgtctgctggagcatcaaactgatatgctcgagcgtatggttgagttgcaggaaaggcagcaggagcagagaccgccgctacagcccctgtgtaaccaacagccctcctccccaagttccatag